In Sphingomonas sp. SORGH_AS_0950, the following are encoded in one genomic region:
- the rplM gene encoding 50S ribosomal protein L13: MKALMKTTKAAKPHEVEKKWHIVDADGLVVGRAATIIANILRGKHKPSFTPHVDCGDNVIVINADKVRFTGNKLGQKVYYKHTGYAGGIKGITAAKVLEGRFPERVLEKAVERMIPRGPLGRQQMRNLRIFAGTEHPHAAQNPEVLDIASMNRKNKVGA, translated from the coding sequence ATGAAGGCGCTCATGAAGACCACCAAGGCGGCCAAGCCGCACGAGGTGGAGAAGAAGTGGCATATCGTCGACGCCGACGGCCTGGTTGTCGGCCGCGCCGCCACCATCATCGCGAACATCCTGCGCGGCAAGCACAAGCCGTCGTTCACCCCGCACGTCGATTGCGGTGACAATGTCATCGTCATCAACGCGGACAAGGTGCGCTTCACCGGCAACAAGCTGGGCCAGAAGGTGTATTACAAGCACACCGGTTACGCCGGTGGTATCAAGGGCATCACCGCCGCCAAGGTCCTGGAAGGCCGCTTCCCCGAGCGCGTCCTGGAAAAGGCCGTCGAGCGCATGATCCCCCGTGGTCCGCTGGGCCGCCAGCAGATGCGCAACCTGCGCATCTTCGCCGGCACCGAGCATCCGCACGCCGCGCAGAACCCCGAGGTGCTCGACATCGCGAGCATGAACCGCAAGAACAAGGTGGGCGCATAA
- a CDS encoding ATP-binding cassette domain-containing protein, translating to MSFDIDVSVRRGESVIAARFATGPGATVLFGPSGVGKTSILQMVAGLVRPESGHVRVDGETLFDGAARIDVPPERRRIGYVFQEPRLFPHMRVAANLRYGMRQAGGDRDGVVAMLGIGHLLDRWPRTLSGGEARRVAIGRALLSGPRVLLLDEPLSSLDRGRRGEILDALVAVRDTTGIPILMVTHDPDEAERIATAIVRL from the coding sequence ATGTCCTTTGATATCGACGTCTCGGTCCGGCGCGGGGAGAGCGTCATCGCGGCGCGCTTTGCCACCGGGCCGGGCGCGACCGTGTTGTTCGGGCCATCGGGGGTCGGCAAGACCAGCATCCTGCAGATGGTGGCCGGGCTGGTGCGGCCCGAAAGCGGCCATGTCCGCGTCGATGGCGAGACATTGTTCGACGGCGCGGCGCGGATCGACGTGCCGCCCGAGCGGCGGCGGATCGGCTATGTCTTTCAGGAGCCCCGGCTGTTCCCGCACATGCGGGTGGCGGCCAATCTGCGCTATGGCATGCGGCAGGCGGGCGGCGACCGGGACGGGGTGGTCGCGATGCTGGGCATCGGCCATCTGCTCGACCGCTGGCCGCGCACCCTGTCGGGCGGCGAGGCGCGGCGCGTGGCGATCGGGCGCGCGCTGCTCAGCGGGCCGCGCGTCCTGCTGCTCGACGAACCGCTCTCCTCGCTCGACCGGGGGCGGCGGGGCGAGATACTGGATGCGCTGGTGGCGGTGCGGGACACCACCGGCATCCCGATCCTGATGGTGACGCACGACCCGGACGAGGCCGAGCGCATCGCCACCGCCATCGTCCGGCTATAG
- the modB gene encoding molybdate ABC transporter permease subunit, which yields MLSAEEWGIVRLSLLVGGSAMLVTVPVAFVIAWALARGRFPGRVLLDGIVHLPLVVPPVVTGWVLLLAFGPAGPIGSRLAAWFGVSVLFRWTGAAIAAGVMALPLVVRAIRLSIEAVDPRLEQAARTLGAGRWRVFATITLPLCAPGVLAGLVLGFARSIGEFGATITFVSNVPGETATLPLAIYSALQRPDGEAMVWRLAGVSVALSLVALIASEWLARRMGRGLHVL from the coding sequence ATGCTGTCGGCCGAGGAATGGGGGATCGTCCGGCTGTCGCTGCTGGTCGGGGGATCGGCGATGCTGGTCACGGTGCCGGTCGCCTTCGTCATCGCCTGGGCGCTGGCGCGGGGGCGGTTTCCGGGGCGGGTGCTGCTCGACGGGATCGTGCACCTGCCGCTGGTGGTGCCGCCGGTGGTGACGGGCTGGGTGCTGCTTCTGGCCTTCGGCCCCGCCGGGCCGATCGGGTCGCGGCTGGCGGCGTGGTTCGGGGTGAGCGTGCTGTTCCGCTGGACCGGCGCGGCGATCGCGGCGGGGGTGATGGCCCTGCCGCTGGTGGTGCGTGCCATCCGCCTGTCGATCGAGGCGGTCGATCCCCGGCTGGAGCAGGCCGCGCGGACGCTGGGGGCGGGGCGGTGGCGGGTCTTCGCGACCATCACCCTGCCGCTGTGCGCGCCGGGCGTGCTGGCAGGGCTGGTGCTGGGCTTTGCGCGCTCGATCGGCGAGTTCGGCGCCACCATCACCTTCGTCTCCAACGTGCCGGGCGAGACCGCGACGCTGCCGCTCGCCATCTACTCCGCGCTGCAACGGCCCGATGGCGAGGCGATGGTGTGGCGGCTGGCGGGGGTGTCGGTCGCGCTGTCGCTGGTGGCATTGATCGCGTCCGAATGGCTGGCGCGGCGGATGGGCCGGGGGCTGCATGTCCTTTGA
- a CDS encoding DMT family transporter encodes MANLLWIPATIAASVFQVGRNALQRGVMSSSGPWGATLVRFLFGLPFSLLFVVVAHSVMPGVDLHWGGAFWLSATVGAASQVLATAALLAAMDRAGFAVGTALQQSSLPLAALLGLIVYHDRISGVAWAGVAITTAGLVALSWPAPDQRRGSLIGAALGLASGLFFGFSLNAFRHAALALDPVHPIFAALVCVAVVQAMQTVALGLYLAWRDPAVLAEVLRRWRPSLGAGLCGACASAGWFVALALSPAAPVRALGIIEAPIAAMAGHRLFRETLKLRQILAGIAIVGGVVLTTLF; translated from the coding sequence ATGGCCAACCTGCTCTGGATCCCCGCCACCATCGCCGCCTCGGTCTTCCAGGTCGGCCGCAACGCGCTGCAACGCGGCGTCATGTCCTCCTCGGGGCCCTGGGGCGCGACGCTGGTGCGTTTCCTGTTCGGGTTGCCCTTCTCGTTGCTGTTCGTCGTGGTGGCGCACAGCGTGATGCCGGGCGTCGACCTGCATTGGGGCGGCGCCTTCTGGCTGTCGGCCACGGTCGGGGCCGCGTCGCAGGTGCTGGCGACCGCCGCGCTGCTCGCCGCCATGGACCGCGCCGGGTTCGCGGTGGGCACCGCGCTCCAGCAAAGCTCCTTGCCGCTCGCCGCGCTGCTCGGCCTGATCGTCTATCATGACCGGATCAGCGGCGTCGCCTGGGCCGGGGTCGCGATCACGACCGCCGGGCTGGTCGCCTTGTCCTGGCCCGCGCCCGACCAGCGGCGCGGGTCGCTGATCGGAGCGGCGCTGGGCCTGGCCTCGGGGCTGTTCTTCGGCTTCTCGCTCAACGCCTTTCGCCATGCTGCGCTGGCGCTCGACCCGGTGCATCCGATCTTCGCCGCGCTGGTGTGCGTCGCTGTGGTGCAGGCGATGCAGACGGTCGCGCTCGGCCTCTATCTGGCGTGGCGCGATCCGGCGGTGCTGGCGGAGGTGCTGCGCCGCTGGCGGCCCTCGCTGGGCGCGGGGCTGTGCGGGGCCTGCGCCTCGGCGGGATGGTTCGTCGCACTGGCCTTGTCCCCGGCGGCCCCGGTCCGCGCGCTGGGCATCATCGAAGCGCCGATCGCCGCCATGGCCGGACATCGCCTGTTCCGGGAGACGCTGAAACTGCGTCAGATCCTGGCGGGCATCGCGATCGTCGGCGGCGTGGTGCTGACCACCCTGTTCTGA
- the rpsI gene encoding 30S ribosomal protein S9: MSDNRQSLADLGATLNQQAAAASAQPAAVTGEAPAAPVERVNTTPLRQQELDKFGRAYATGRRKDAVARVWLKPGSGKITINGRDQEVYFARPTLRLVINQVFGITEREGQYDVVCTVKGGGLSGQAGAVKHGISQALTKYEPVLRAPVKAAGFLTRDSRAVERKKYGRAKARRSFQFSKR; the protein is encoded by the coding sequence ATGTCCGACAACCGCCAGTCGCTCGCCGATCTCGGCGCCACGCTGAACCAGCAGGCCGCCGCCGCTTCGGCGCAGCCCGCCGCCGTCACCGGTGAAGCCCCCGCCGCGCCCGTCGAGCGCGTCAACACCACCCCGCTGCGTCAGCAGGAACTGGACAAGTTCGGCCGCGCCTATGCGACCGGCCGTCGTAAGGACGCCGTCGCTCGCGTCTGGCTGAAGCCGGGTTCGGGCAAGATCACGATCAACGGTCGTGACCAGGAAGTCTATTTCGCGCGTCCGACGCTGCGTCTCGTCATCAACCAGGTGTTCGGCATCACCGAGCGCGAAGGTCAGTATGACGTCGTCTGCACCGTCAAGGGCGGTGGTCTGTCGGGCCAGGCCGGTGCGGTCAAGCACGGCATCAGCCAGGCGCTGACCAAGTACGAGCCGGTTCTGCGCGCTCCGGTCAAGGCCGCTGGCTTCCTGACCCGCGACAGCCGCGCCGTCGAGCGTAAGAAGTATGGCCGCGCGAAGGCGCGTCGCAGCTTCCAGTTCTCGAAGCGCTAA
- the modA gene encoding molybdate ABC transporter substrate-binding protein: MSSRRKKLLLVACKVLPFIASLGAVPAAAQERAPLILAAASLQESMTAAADAWARRGHVRPVISFAASSALARQVQAGGKADLFASADEEWMDVLERGGLLAARTRSAFLGNRLVVIAPAGQGGHVTTRTLGRTLSAGPLAMADTDSVPAGKYGKAALERLGAWSMVAPHVVRAENVRAALALVERGAAPYGIVYATDARAAPRVRVAGMFPAASHPPITYPLARLKSSTNRQAEGFRRFLLSAEGKAIFRRYGFSTR, translated from the coding sequence ATGTCGAGCCGACGAAAGAAGCTGCTTCTGGTAGCGTGCAAAGTCTTGCCGTTCATTGCGTCACTGGGCGCGGTGCCCGCTGCGGCTCAGGAACGCGCGCCGTTGATACTGGCGGCCGCCAGTCTTCAGGAGTCGATGACCGCCGCCGCCGATGCCTGGGCCAGGCGCGGGCATGTCCGTCCTGTCATCTCCTTCGCCGCCTCCTCGGCGTTGGCGCGGCAGGTTCAGGCGGGGGGCAAGGCCGACCTGTTCGCCTCCGCCGACGAGGAATGGATGGACGTGCTGGAACGCGGTGGCCTGCTCGCCGCGCGGACCCGGAGCGCCTTTCTGGGCAATCGGCTGGTGGTGATCGCCCCGGCCGGGCAGGGCGGTCATGTGACGACGCGTACGCTCGGCCGGACGCTGTCGGCCGGGCCGCTCGCCATGGCGGACACCGACAGCGTGCCTGCGGGCAAATATGGCAAGGCCGCGCTGGAGCGGCTAGGAGCCTGGTCCATGGTGGCCCCGCATGTCGTCCGTGCCGAGAATGTCCGTGCCGCGCTGGCGCTCGTGGAGCGTGGCGCGGCCCCCTATGGCATCGTCTATGCCACCGATGCCAGGGCGGCACCGCGCGTCCGGGTGGCGGGGATGTTCCCGGCGGCCAGCCATCCGCCCATCACCTATCCGCTCGCACGGCTGAAATCCTCGACCAACCGGCAGGCCGAGGGGTTCCGGCGCTTCCTGCTGTCGGCCGAGGGCAAGGCGATCTTCCGACGCTACGGCTTTTCGACGCGATGA